One stretch of Microvirga lotononidis DNA includes these proteins:
- a CDS encoding ATP citrate lyase citrate-binding domain-containing protein, whose protein sequence is MQITGMLHGAKLLQFAGFPTSEVLGPDASEEEIRALIDRYGSVFIKPVFKGGVGKKGKAGLLGRASDLKTALKEKERLYFVEHRVGSTVAKANGVTFEGAVPAEHEVYFSISDSTRFRAPTMTLTHHGGIDIEEVDKSLVAQIPFDALTGLKAFVVANALSELNAPKQIISPLVQQLPKLWELYHNFGMTTLELNPIRMRPDRNGRLTPVACDFKCGFDRDDPRWERLNLPNHLFAVDYSDFELEINQLRTYQGQSDVYVINPQGTILAPTFGGGANSLVTQMLGDDAIISSDFGGNPPYEKMKKVAQICFKHWLKQSNVLFIIGGKSNNTDIFETFRAMADALREHFGQHGPTPLYVVAGRGGPNLVRGMGALRDTVEALGVPYRLFGFDSDMSEVIHYARAADAWMKAGGRDEVAAKLRIPVAAAA, encoded by the coding sequence ATGCAGATCACAGGCATGCTCCATGGAGCCAAGCTGCTTCAGTTCGCTGGGTTCCCGACTTCGGAGGTACTCGGCCCCGACGCCAGCGAGGAGGAGATCCGGGCGCTCATCGATCGCTATGGCAGCGTGTTCATCAAGCCGGTGTTCAAGGGCGGCGTCGGCAAGAAGGGCAAAGCGGGCCTCCTCGGCCGAGCCTCCGACCTGAAGACGGCGCTGAAGGAAAAGGAGCGGCTCTATTTCGTCGAGCATCGGGTTGGCTCCACCGTGGCCAAGGCGAACGGCGTGACCTTCGAGGGTGCGGTGCCGGCCGAGCACGAGGTCTACTTTTCGATCTCGGATTCCACTCGCTTCCGGGCCCCGACCATGACGCTCACCCACCACGGCGGCATAGACATCGAGGAGGTCGACAAGAGCCTTGTCGCTCAGATCCCCTTCGATGCGCTGACCGGGCTCAAGGCCTTCGTGGTCGCCAACGCCCTGTCCGAACTGAACGCGCCCAAGCAGATCATCTCACCGCTCGTGCAGCAATTGCCGAAGCTGTGGGAGCTCTACCACAACTTCGGCATGACCACCCTGGAGCTCAATCCGATCCGCATGCGGCCGGACCGGAACGGACGCCTGACCCCGGTGGCCTGCGACTTCAAATGCGGCTTCGACCGCGACGATCCGCGCTGGGAACGGCTCAACCTGCCCAACCACCTGTTTGCCGTCGACTACTCGGACTTCGAACTCGAGATCAACCAGCTCCGCACCTACCAGGGCCAGAGCGACGTCTACGTCATCAACCCGCAGGGCACGATCCTGGCGCCGACTTTCGGCGGCGGCGCTAACTCGCTGGTCACCCAGATGCTGGGCGACGATGCGATCATCTCCTCCGACTTCGGCGGCAATCCTCCGTATGAGAAAATGAAGAAAGTCGCGCAGATCTGCTTCAAGCACTGGCTCAAGCAGTCGAACGTGCTGTTCATCATCGGCGGCAAGTCGAACAACACCGACATCTTCGAGACCTTCCGGGCCATGGCCGACGCCCTGCGCGAGCACTTCGGCCAGCACGGTCCGACACCGCTCTATGTCGTGGCGGGTCGCGGCGGCCCCAATCTGGTGCGGGGCATGGGCGCCCTGCGCGATACCGTTGAGGCGCTCGGCGTGCCCTATCGCCTGTTCGGCTTCGATTCCGACATGAGCGAGGTTATCCACTACGCCCGCGCCGCGGATGCCTGGATGAAGGCAGGCGGGCGCGATGAGGTCGCGGCGAAGCTGCGCATTCCTGTGGCGGCCGCGGCCTGA
- the dctA gene encoding C4-dicarboxylate transporter DctA, translating into MRLEAGSQDPTPTATKKFYHALYFQVVVALILGIVVGYLWPGFGAGLKPLGDGFVKLVKMMIAPVVFCTIVSGITSLSDTREIGRTLVKSMALFYALTIAALLVGLAAVMVIQPGLGMHVSPASLDPTVVTRYAKEAAPVGLADFLLHIIPTSFFGAFADGEVLPVLLIAILVGFALTRTGKAGEPVLRGIDSLSHVQFAAFGFIMKLAPLGAFGSMAFTVGKYGIGSIGSLGLLLLTFYIACGFFLAIIIGGLARAHGFSLWKVLRYFREELLIVLGTSSSEPVLPRVLQKLEALGCKKGVSGLVLPMGYSFNLDGTAIYLTLASMFIAQACDIHLSATQIFTMLGIMLLTSKGAAGVTGSGFVALVATLTVIPDLPVAGVALIVGIDRFMSEARALTSIISNCVVSIVVSIWENACDREILARELNQNYAGTERYLEDGREIEVFPLHPQSPAQPSR; encoded by the coding sequence ATGCGCCTTGAAGCTGGAAGCCAAGATCCGACGCCCACCGCGACGAAGAAATTCTATCACGCGCTCTATTTCCAAGTCGTCGTCGCCCTGATCCTCGGCATCGTCGTCGGCTATCTCTGGCCAGGCTTTGGCGCCGGGCTGAAGCCTCTGGGCGACGGGTTCGTCAAGCTGGTCAAGATGATGATCGCGCCGGTGGTCTTCTGTACCATCGTCAGCGGGATCACCAGCCTCAGCGACACGCGGGAGATCGGCCGGACCCTGGTCAAGTCGATGGCCCTGTTCTACGCCCTAACCATCGCGGCGCTGCTCGTCGGCCTCGCGGCGGTCATGGTCATCCAACCGGGCCTCGGCATGCACGTCTCGCCGGCATCCTTGGATCCGACGGTCGTGACACGCTATGCCAAGGAAGCCGCCCCCGTGGGGTTAGCCGACTTCCTGTTGCATATCATCCCGACCTCGTTCTTCGGCGCATTCGCCGACGGCGAAGTGCTTCCGGTGCTGCTCATCGCCATTCTCGTAGGCTTCGCCCTGACCCGGACGGGCAAGGCCGGCGAACCGGTGCTGCGGGGCATCGACTCCCTCTCTCACGTGCAGTTCGCCGCTTTCGGATTCATCATGAAGCTGGCCCCGCTTGGCGCCTTCGGCTCGATGGCCTTTACCGTCGGCAAGTACGGCATCGGCTCGATCGGCTCGCTGGGCTTGCTCCTCCTGACCTTCTATATCGCGTGCGGCTTCTTCCTCGCGATCATCATCGGTGGATTGGCGCGCGCCCATGGCTTCAGCCTGTGGAAGGTCCTGCGCTACTTCCGCGAGGAACTGCTGATCGTGCTCGGCACCTCGTCCTCAGAGCCGGTTCTGCCGCGCGTCCTCCAGAAGCTGGAGGCATTGGGCTGCAAGAAGGGCGTTTCCGGCCTCGTGCTGCCCATGGGGTATTCGTTCAATCTCGACGGGACGGCGATCTATCTGACACTGGCCTCGATGTTCATTGCGCAGGCGTGCGACATCCACCTGTCCGCCACTCAGATCTTCACCATGCTCGGCATCATGCTGCTGACGTCGAAAGGTGCCGCGGGCGTCACAGGCAGTGGCTTCGTTGCCCTGGTCGCCACGCTGACGGTGATTCCGGACCTTCCGGTTGCGGGCGTGGCTCTGATCGTCGGCATCGACCGTTTCATGTCCGAGGCCCGCGCTCTTACCAGCATCATCAGCAATTGCGTCGTCAGCATTGTCGTCTCGATCTGGGAGAACGCCTGCGATCGCGAGATCCTGGCAAGGGAGTTGAACCAGAACTACGCCGGCACCGAGCGGTATCTGGAGGACGGGCGTGAGATCGAGGTCTTTCCGCTGCATCCCCAATCCCCGGCTCAGCCGTCACGCTGA
- a CDS encoding AAA family ATPase produces MSARDVILDLQARVNQAIIGQERVVERLIIALLANGNVLIEGLPGLAKTRAIKSLARNLEAAFSRIQFTPDLLPSDVTGGEIYRSDGQGGGTFEFRQGPVFGNLILADEINRAPAKVQSALLEAMEERQVTVAGKRYRLPDLFMVLATENPIEQEGTYPLPEAQMDRFLMHVRIDYPSDADEVKVLRLVREENAGGSASSSPPKIPQQAIFDVRREIDAITSAEAIETYMVGLIAATRRPSEYGDRLKQWIAIGASPRGSLALDQTSRVYAWLQGRDYVVPEDVQAIAHDCLRHRVSLSYEATADGVKPDDVIDEIIRQVAVAA; encoded by the coding sequence CTGTCGGCCCGCGACGTCATCCTCGACCTCCAGGCGCGGGTGAACCAGGCGATCATCGGCCAGGAGCGGGTGGTCGAACGGCTCATCATCGCGCTTCTCGCCAACGGCAACGTGCTGATCGAGGGATTGCCGGGGCTCGCCAAGACCCGCGCCATCAAGAGCCTCGCGCGCAATCTCGAGGCCGCCTTCAGCCGCATCCAGTTCACCCCCGACCTCCTGCCGTCCGACGTGACCGGGGGCGAGATCTACCGCAGCGACGGCCAGGGCGGCGGCACCTTCGAGTTTCGGCAGGGCCCGGTATTCGGCAACCTCATCCTGGCCGACGAGATCAACCGTGCCCCGGCCAAGGTCCAGTCCGCCCTGCTCGAGGCGATGGAGGAGCGGCAGGTTACGGTGGCGGGCAAGCGCTACAGGCTGCCCGACCTGTTCATGGTACTCGCGACCGAGAACCCGATCGAGCAGGAGGGCACCTATCCGCTGCCCGAGGCCCAGATGGACCGCTTCCTGATGCATGTGCGCATCGATTATCCGAGCGACGCGGATGAGGTGAAGGTCCTGCGTCTGGTCCGGGAAGAGAACGCCGGCGGGAGCGCATCCTCCTCCCCTCCGAAGATCCCGCAGCAGGCGATCTTCGACGTCCGTCGCGAGATCGACGCCATCACCTCCGCGGAGGCCATCGAGACCTACATGGTGGGGTTGATCGCGGCGACCCGCCGCCCTTCCGAGTACGGCGACAGGCTCAAGCAATGGATCGCCATCGGCGCCAGTCCGCGCGGTTCCCTAGCGCTCGACCAAACGTCACGGGTCTACGCCTGGCTCCAGGGGCGCGACTACGTCGTGCCGGAGGACGTGCAGGCGATCGCCCATGACTGCCTGCGCCACCGCGTATCCCTGAGCTACGAGGCGACGGCCGATGGCGTGAAGCCCGACGACGTGATCGACGAGATCATCCGTCAGGTCGCGGTCGCGGCCTGA
- a CDS encoding CoA-binding protein, translated as MFKQGVGSFKYHVGISSLDQIATHDDRVCVLNILGGESSDVTPVGHAYSGGNVVFGTSPGRSGQVLETPVGNVPVYNNVREGLEAGHRFNCGVVYLPPSGARDGVAELIRVNPELKKIFIVTEKLSVHDSREIRAMGQQNGIDIFGGNSLGVADAWNQVRIGGALGGDNPAEALRKGSIAIFSNSGNFTTTIATYLRMAGWGTTTLISSGKDVYIHYAAPELAFALANDARTKAAVLYAEPGGYYELDATFTKPVVACVVGRWKSKLTRAVGHAGAMAGGHDDAAAKEQWFMAKFGVDDIFTPENPVFSSKGAVVTNIAHIPAALTAVMQANAARPDFAPEGSLALKPWFGSSQGIALPPELDLPVVTAASPYDKQIEDLNRQIGAVFPRQPMKDASGASQMDSKTQITALHGVSMLDAAQFPVESNICLSLLRDPGSENDRALINAAVGAEINLFGTPALAAAQAAREAGNAPNTILAAACSIIGPRHGEQARRAVRALVEGFTEAGLRCAVDESFDLSQVRFDGAADLFVSDQPDAKAEALVKGLQARGAKSVFVRYLRTLNGHPTADAVLAAAAATLAWEPLMRKRISLLTAETLPWWLRLFGVLIGASADAGRHEGDAFGRIPNEEIIGTRSLTEVAFAALVGSQPTPDGLFAFQTLVGLLLSNGPGTISAQGAKGAVSADGPETPERVQINKALIGFLTHCGYAHGGNGYEGIAFLIDQFQDVDLTDPGNPDHGIDLPALAHRHAADYATYKAGKKTAGSVDIRKIPGVNHPVFKDKPVNHDPREVFVRELFERREEYNVFHAYYRELVKALYETGVSRNVYCVNIDAVIAALLLKLLWQPYREDDLAKEALEMSAFTIFLYARMIGCAAEIDDHLNRGRNMDTRTAASKCQYVS; from the coding sequence ATGTTCAAGCAGGGCGTCGGCAGCTTCAAGTACCACGTGGGCATCAGCTCCCTCGACCAGATCGCCACCCATGACGACCGGGTCTGCGTGCTCAACATCCTGGGCGGTGAGTCAAGCGACGTTACCCCGGTGGGCCACGCCTACTCAGGTGGAAACGTGGTGTTCGGCACCTCTCCCGGCCGCAGCGGCCAGGTGCTGGAGACGCCGGTTGGGAATGTGCCGGTTTACAACAACGTCCGCGAGGGGCTTGAGGCCGGGCATCGCTTCAATTGCGGCGTGGTCTATCTGCCGCCCTCCGGCGCCCGTGACGGTGTCGCCGAGCTGATCCGGGTCAATCCCGAACTCAAGAAGATCTTCATCGTCACCGAGAAGCTGTCCGTGCACGACTCGCGCGAGATCCGCGCCATGGGCCAGCAGAACGGCATCGACATCTTCGGAGGCAACAGCCTTGGCGTAGCCGACGCCTGGAACCAGGTCCGCATCGGCGGGGCGCTGGGTGGCGACAATCCGGCCGAGGCCCTGCGCAAGGGCTCGATTGCGATCTTCTCCAACTCCGGCAACTTCACCACCACCATCGCCACCTACCTTCGCATGGCCGGCTGGGGCACCACCACCCTGATCTCGAGCGGCAAGGACGTGTACATCCACTACGCTGCCCCCGAGTTAGCGTTCGCACTGGCGAATGACGCCCGCACCAAGGCGGCCGTTCTCTACGCCGAGCCGGGCGGCTACTACGAGCTCGATGCCACCTTCACCAAGCCGGTGGTGGCCTGTGTGGTCGGACGCTGGAAGTCGAAGCTCACCCGGGCGGTTGGCCATGCCGGCGCGATGGCGGGCGGCCACGACGATGCCGCGGCCAAGGAACAATGGTTCATGGCCAAGTTCGGGGTCGATGACATCTTTACGCCCGAGAATCCGGTCTTCTCGTCCAAAGGCGCGGTCGTCACCAACATCGCCCACATTCCGGCAGCCCTGACGGCGGTGATGCAGGCGAATGCCGCTCGACCCGACTTCGCGCCCGAGGGTAGCCTGGCTCTCAAGCCGTGGTTCGGCTCGAGCCAGGGTATTGCGCTCCCCCCGGAACTCGACCTGCCGGTGGTCACCGCGGCAAGTCCTTATGACAAGCAGATCGAGGACCTGAACCGGCAGATCGGGGCGGTATTCCCGCGCCAGCCGATGAAGGATGCGTCCGGCGCCTCGCAGATGGATTCGAAGACCCAGATCACGGCCCTTCACGGCGTGTCGATGCTGGATGCGGCGCAGTTTCCGGTCGAGTCGAACATCTGTCTCTCCCTGCTGCGGGACCCGGGCAGCGAAAACGACCGTGCGTTGATCAATGCCGCCGTGGGGGCAGAGATCAACCTGTTCGGCACCCCTGCCCTGGCCGCCGCTCAGGCCGCGCGGGAAGCGGGCAACGCCCCCAACACGATCCTGGCGGCGGCGTGCAGCATCATTGGGCCTCGGCATGGGGAGCAGGCCCGGCGCGCCGTACGCGCGCTCGTGGAGGGCTTCACGGAAGCTGGATTGCGGTGCGCTGTCGACGAGAGCTTCGACCTGAGCCAAGTACGGTTCGACGGCGCGGCGGACCTGTTCGTTTCCGATCAACCCGACGCGAAGGCCGAAGCCCTGGTGAAGGGCTTGCAGGCCCGCGGCGCAAAATCGGTGTTCGTGCGCTACTTGCGCACCCTCAATGGCCACCCGACCGCGGATGCCGTTCTCGCCGCGGCAGCGGCGACGCTGGCGTGGGAGCCGCTGATGCGTAAGCGCATCTCGCTGCTGACGGCGGAGACCCTGCCCTGGTGGCTGCGATTGTTCGGCGTCCTGATCGGGGCGTCGGCTGATGCCGGGCGGCATGAGGGGGATGCCTTCGGCAGGATTCCGAACGAGGAGATCATCGGCACGCGGTCGCTCACCGAAGTCGCGTTCGCGGCCCTGGTGGGAAGCCAGCCCACGCCGGACGGTTTGTTCGCCTTCCAGACCCTGGTGGGCCTTCTGCTATCGAACGGGCCTGGCACCATCTCGGCTCAAGGAGCCAAGGGCGCCGTCTCGGCCGACGGTCCCGAGACACCCGAGCGGGTGCAGATCAACAAGGCGCTGATCGGCTTCCTGACTCATTGCGGCTATGCCCATGGCGGCAACGGCTACGAGGGCATCGCCTTCCTGATCGACCAGTTCCAGGACGTCGATCTGACGGATCCAGGAAATCCGGATCATGGCATCGACCTGCCGGCCCTGGCCCACCGCCACGCGGCCGATTACGCCACCTACAAGGCGGGCAAGAAGACCGCCGGCAGCGTGGACATCCGAAAGATCCCGGGCGTGAACCATCCCGTCTTCAAGGACAAGCCCGTCAACCACGATCCGCGCGAGGTGTTCGTACGGGAGCTGTTCGAACGGCGCGAGGAGTACAACGTCTTCCACGCGTACTATCGGGAACTCGTCAAGGCTCTCTACGAGACCGGAGTGTCGCGCAACGTCTACTGTGTCAACATCGATGCGGTGATCGCGGCCTTGCTCCTCAAGTTGCTGTGGCAGCCGTACCGCGAGGATGATCTGGCCAAAGAGGCTCTGGAAATGAGTGCGTTCACGATCTTCCTCTACGCCCGCATGATCGGCTGCGCCGCCGAGATCGACGACCACCTCAACCGCGGCCGGAACATGGACACGCGAACGGCGGCATCCAAGTGCCAGTACGTGTCCTGA
- a CDS encoding citryl-CoA lyase — translation MTERTRKEGRERGEEWWSTEIIEMRPGMIRLRGYPIEDLIGRVSFPAMIWLMLRGELPTEAQASLLGTALGAAVDHGPQAPLIAIARMAATCGVGINSAMASAINVLGDVHGGAGEQALGFFGDIAAAMDAGQSLEDAVADRVDRFFARSGYVPGLGHRFHPVDPRAPRLLELVREAARQGTVSGRFADIAEAVEAAVERRKGKRIPLNIDGATAVIYGELGFPPPLTRGLFVLSRSVGILAHAWEQSQYPDRNKGPLPREWLWAYEGTPERRLPEASEP, via the coding sequence ATGACGGAGCGGACCCGCAAGGAAGGCCGCGAGCGCGGAGAGGAATGGTGGTCGACCGAGATCATCGAGATGCGGCCTGGCATGATCCGGCTGCGGGGCTATCCGATCGAGGACCTCATCGGCCGGGTGAGTTTCCCGGCCATGATCTGGCTCATGCTGCGGGGAGAACTGCCGACCGAGGCTCAAGCCAGCCTACTCGGCACGGCGCTGGGGGCGGCGGTGGATCATGGTCCGCAAGCGCCCTTGATCGCGATCGCCCGCATGGCTGCGACCTGCGGCGTCGGCATCAACAGCGCCATGGCCTCCGCCATCAACGTGCTTGGGGACGTGCATGGCGGAGCGGGTGAACAGGCGCTCGGCTTCTTCGGGGACATCGCCGCCGCAATGGATGCGGGTCAGTCCCTGGAGGATGCTGTGGCGGATCGCGTCGACCGTTTCTTTGCGCGGAGCGGCTATGTTCCGGGGCTCGGCCACCGCTTTCATCCGGTCGACCCTCGTGCACCGCGCCTGCTCGAGCTCGTGCGGGAGGCCGCCCGGCAGGGCACCGTGTCCGGACGCTTCGCCGACATCGCGGAGGCGGTCGAGGCCGCCGTCGAGCGACGCAAGGGCAAGCGGATCCCGCTCAACATCGATGGCGCCACGGCTGTCATTTACGGGGAACTGGGCTTCCCGCCGCCGCTGACGCGCGGCCTGTTCGTCCTCTCCCGCTCGGTCGGGATTCTCGCCCATGCCTGGGAGCAATCCCAGTATCCTGATCGCAACAAGGGGCCACTGCCGCGCGAATGGTTGTGGGCCTACGAGGGCACACCGGAGCGCAGGCTCCCGGAGGCATCAGAGCCATGA
- a CDS encoding DUF4381 domain-containing protein: MTSDPADLANLRDIVLPAASPWWPPAHGWWVISAGLFAAALVASIRGWKRYQANAYRREALRELDATSDVTAVMPILKRAAMAAYGRERVASLSGSGFLAFLDRTGGTIDFTSGPARLLPGLAFKHGPPPTPDEFATAVADARRWLRTHRVRGR, translated from the coding sequence ATGACGAGCGATCCGGCCGACCTCGCCAACCTGCGTGACATCGTCCTGCCTGCCGCTTCGCCCTGGTGGCCCCCGGCCCATGGGTGGTGGGTGATCAGCGCAGGTCTGTTCGCGGCCGCTCTCGTCGCATCGATCCGGGGATGGAAACGGTACCAGGCGAACGCCTACCGCCGCGAGGCCCTTCGCGAGCTCGATGCTACGTCGGACGTGACCGCCGTCATGCCGATCCTCAAGCGGGCCGCCATGGCCGCCTACGGGCGCGAGCGGGTTGCGTCCCTGAGCGGCTCGGGCTTTCTCGCTTTCCTCGACCGGACCGGTGGCACGATCGACTTCACGTCGGGGCCTGCCCGCCTCCTTCCCGGGCTCGCCTTCAAGCACGGGCCGCCTCCGACGCCGGACGAATTCGCGACGGCCGTTGCCGATGCCAGGCGCTGGCTGCGAACCCATCGGGTGCGGGGACGATAG
- the aqpZ gene encoding aquaporin Z — MDLHNSHNIHRCVAEGIGTFWLTFAGCGSAVIAAGFPDVGIGLLGVSFAFGLSVLTMAYAIGHISGCHLNPAVTVGLAAGGRFPKQDILPYVVAQVIGAVVAAAALYAIATGSPTFDVAKGFAANGYGTHSPGQYSMISGFIAEVVLTMMFLFIIMGATHGKAPVGFAPIAIGLGLTLIHLVGIPITNTSVNPARSTGPALFAGGWALAQLWMFWVAPLIGGALGGILYRWLSEEPSAQVTGVTPAAPAE, encoded by the coding sequence ATGGACCTTCACAACAGCCACAACATCCACCGCTGCGTGGCCGAGGGCATCGGCACCTTCTGGCTCACCTTCGCCGGCTGCGGCAGCGCGGTGATCGCCGCCGGCTTCCCCGACGTCGGTATCGGCCTGCTCGGCGTCTCGTTCGCCTTCGGGCTGTCGGTGCTGACCATGGCCTACGCCATCGGGCACATCTCCGGCTGCCATCTCAACCCGGCGGTGACCGTCGGCCTCGCAGCAGGTGGCCGCTTCCCGAAACAGGACATCCTGCCCTACGTCGTCGCGCAGGTGATCGGGGCCGTGGTCGCCGCGGCGGCGCTCTACGCCATCGCTACTGGCTCCCCCACCTTCGACGTTGCGAAGGGTTTTGCCGCCAACGGCTACGGGACCCATTCGCCCGGCCAGTACAGCATGATCTCCGGCTTCATCGCCGAGGTGGTGCTCACCATGATGTTCCTGTTCATCATCATGGGCGCCACCCACGGCAAGGCCCCGGTGGGTTTCGCGCCCATCGCCATCGGCCTCGGTCTCACCCTGATACATCTCGTGGGCATCCCGATCACCAATACCTCGGTCAACCCGGCCCGCAGCACCGGCCCGGCCCTGTTCGCCGGCGGCTGGGCCCTGGCGCAGCTCTGGATGTTCTGGGTCGCGCCGCTGATCGGCGGCGCCTTGGGCGGGATCCTCTACCGCTGGCTCAGCGAGGAACCATCCGCCCAGGTCACAGGTGTCACGCCGGCCGCGCCGGCGGAATGA
- a CDS encoding CaiB/BaiF CoA transferase family protein, producing MTDEDPTQASVRADMRQDHRASGQPNPIAIRRGDCCPGCRTTPGRNGGRGTEWWRSRPRARRLARPQQGRHGASFLAQNAGKRSVVVDLKSEEGKAQFLDLVATADALIENFRPGVMDRLGLGYARLRSVREDLVYCAISGFGQTGPMRDNPAYDQIIQGLSGVMSITGTPDTAPLRVGYPVCDTLGGLFGAFAIVSALVRRSSTGEGAFLDVSMLECTLSALGWPVSNYLTAGVEPRPMGNENMTAAPSGAFETGDGLLNIAANKQEQFVTLCGLIGRPELATDPRFSERETRKLNRAELKTLIEEALAAASAAEWEVRFNRAGVPAGRVLTIPQVLQEPQVATRDMTTRFEAAAGDKPLAVIRGGFLVDGEAPRPLQPPPKLGEHTNEILAKARRQRDTRRQA from the coding sequence GTGACGGACGAGGATCCCACTCAAGCATCGGTCCGCGCCGACATGCGGCAGGATCACCGCGCCTCCGGCCAACCCAACCCCATCGCGATCCGCCGGGGAGATTGTTGCCCGGGGTGTCGCACGACACCAGGGCGCAATGGAGGTCGAGGCACCGAATGGTGGCGATCTCGCCCGCGAGCTCGGCGCCTCGCCCGACCTCAACAAGGCCGCCATGGCGCGTCGTTTCTGGCCCAGAATGCCGGCAAACGCTCCGTCGTCGTCGATCTCAAGAGCGAGGAGGGCAAGGCGCAGTTCCTGGACCTCGTCGCGACGGCCGACGCGCTCATCGAGAACTTCCGGCCCGGCGTCATGGACCGTCTCGGACTCGGCTACGCGCGGTTGCGCTCTGTCCGCGAGGATCTCGTCTACTGCGCGATCTCCGGGTTCGGCCAGACCGGGCCGATGCGGGACAATCCGGCCTACGACCAGATCATCCAGGGACTGTCCGGGGTCATGAGCATCACGGGCACGCCGGACACCGCACCGCTGCGGGTCGGCTATCCGGTCTGCGACACGCTCGGTGGCCTGTTCGGCGCTTTCGCCATCGTCTCCGCGCTCGTGCGCCGCTCGAGCACGGGCGAAGGCGCTTTCCTCGACGTCTCGATGCTCGAGTGCACGCTGAGCGCCTTGGGCTGGCCCGTATCGAACTACCTGACGGCCGGCGTTGAACCCCGGCCGATGGGCAACGAGAACATGACGGCGGCGCCCTCAGGAGCCTTCGAGACGGGCGACGGCTTGCTCAACATCGCGGCCAACAAGCAGGAGCAGTTCGTCACGCTGTGCGGCCTCATCGGGCGGCCCGAGTTGGCAACTGATCCGCGATTCAGTGAGCGCGAGACCCGCAAACTCAATCGGGCCGAGCTGAAGACCTTGATCGAGGAGGCGCTGGCCGCGGCATCCGCAGCGGAATGGGAGGTGAGGTTCAACCGGGCGGGCGTGCCGGCGGGACGGGTGCTGACAATTCCCCAGGTGCTCCAAGAGCCGCAGGTAGCGACGCGGGATATGACGACGCGCTTCGAGGCGGCGGCTGGCGACAAGCCGCTGGCGGTGATCCGCGGCGGCTTCCTGGTCGACGGCGAAGCGCCCCGGCCGCTTCAGCCGCCGCCGAAGCTCGGCGAGCACACAAACGAGATCCTGGCGAAGGCTCGTCGGCAACGGGATACGAGGAGGCAAGCATGA
- a CDS encoding DUF58 domain-containing protein, protein MASGGSSHHPPASHGRTSVTVDELLRLRHKARGFSFLPRQPVHSILTGPHASRLRGRGLNFEELRPYYPGDDTRTIDWNATARLREPFIRVYTEERDRAVMLLVDQRLSMFFGSHRATKSVAAAEVAAASAWRVTSLGDRIGAVVFSDDGAVTVKPQARDAGATAVINAVAELNRALPGRIAGHATPGALNDALRRAAPFLKHDGLLCLITDAAGADQETVERVTALTAHNDVLSVFVYDPLEADLPPIGPVVVAEANRQMEIDLSSTDLRTRFAQDFARRRRQIERFSRKRSIPVLPIRADFDPIDQLRDLLGRRVTHSIRGRAPEAVRS, encoded by the coding sequence ATGGCCTCGGGCGGATCATCGCACCACCCCCCAGCCTCCCATGGCCGGACCTCCGTCACGGTGGACGAGCTGCTCCGGCTGCGGCACAAGGCACGGGGCTTCAGCTTCCTCCCGCGCCAGCCCGTGCACAGCATCCTCACGGGGCCCCATGCCTCGCGCCTGCGCGGCCGTGGCCTGAACTTCGAGGAGCTGCGTCCCTACTATCCCGGCGACGACACCCGCACGATCGACTGGAACGCGACCGCCCGCCTGCGCGAACCCTTCATCCGCGTCTACACCGAGGAGCGGGACCGGGCCGTCATGCTGCTCGTCGACCAGCGCCTATCGATGTTCTTCGGCAGCCACCGGGCCACGAAGTCCGTGGCTGCCGCCGAGGTTGCCGCCGCATCCGCTTGGCGGGTCACCTCGCTCGGCGACCGGATCGGGGCGGTGGTGTTCTCCGACGACGGGGCGGTGACGGTCAAGCCGCAGGCTCGGGACGCCGGGGCCACGGCCGTCATCAATGCGGTTGCGGAACTGAACCGAGCCCTCCCCGGCCGCATCGCGGGGCACGCGACGCCTGGGGCGCTGAACGACGCTCTCCGCCGTGCCGCGCCGTTCCTGAAGCATGACGGCCTCCTGTGCCTGATCACCGACGCAGCGGGGGCCGATCAGGAAACGGTGGAGCGGGTGACGGCGCTCACAGCCCACAACGACGTCCTGAGCGTCTTCGTCTACGATCCCCTCGAGGCCGACCTTCCTCCGATCGGCCCCGTCGTCGTCGCCGAGGCGAACCGCCAGATGGAGATCGACCTGTCGTCCACCGACCTGAGAACGCGGTTCGCGCAGGACTTCGCACGCCGCCGCCGGCAGATCGAGCGGTTCTCCCGCAAACGCTCGATCCCGGTGCTGCCGATCCGGGCGGATTTCGACCCGATCGACCAGCTCCGCGACCTGCTGGGACGCCGGGTGACGCATTCCATCCGCGGGCGGGCACCGGAGGCGGTCCGGTCATGA